GATTGttattgagtttttgttgttggttatatttggtatggagagttgattattcagttgagcataacacggagggtgttactgccagttgtgcataacgagcaatcgttactgccagatgtgcatagtaagtaattattactcccagagatagttgtgcatagtaagtgattactactgccagttgtgcatagtacaggggtactactgccagttgagcatggcacgaaagtactactgccagttgttgagttgagcatagcacggtgttaagggggttgtgctactgccagtgacgtaagtgaattgtacggatgaggtgatgagaatttgaaggatgtttattttggttggattattattattgttgtttagtttattcctactcaacctcgcggttgactgtgtattcgtgaacacctgcggtgaaccataatggggagcagatttgacagatactaaagattagctgacttgggagctatgggatgcgtgaggacttggacaaTCTACCTAGACGTCTAGACCaaatagaagattttatcactttatttattttccgttgcgagttgtatttattttatattaagttttagttgattaagttGTAactaaacatgtaatcattaaagttttaatttaaagtactttggtgagttggactttgttattcactaccttgggaaacggagatggtaacagtcctatttatttgggaatatctagctaaaggctcctaaataaatgggggtgttacaaccttggccgggtaaggagggggtgttacaaagtggtatcagaacgacgattttggaacatataccaatgaaccaaaatgaatctaagagtgtctaataaaatgaacccgacttgaGTGCAATAGGAGGTccgttttgggtgagaaggatccctcatttcaaaactaaatcctatTGTTtcagttggtcactacgtgggtggttatgagtcgggaaatGTAGATTGAAATGTTGCATGAATTTTGCTTGTGGTATAGTTTTGTTGCACATGTTCCATTATATAGAGGTCATGTGGTAAATGAGAACATATGAAATGCATTTATTTGTAGGAGTGTTGCGTGTTTGGGATATGATGTGTTTTAAAGTCGTAATCTGCATGGTTGATAGGATTCTTTCATGATTTAATTGTTCATTCGGTACATGTTAAAATGTGAAAATTGGATGAAAAGAGTAATGTGTATAACATGTTTTGAAAGTGGTTATTTCGAGCTAGTGTGTGAGGGGCACTAGCCCCGTTCTTTAACATTTTATACCGTACATATATGTTTGAATTTTATTGATGCCATAGTAGGATGTGATTAGTAGTAATTGTGATTAAAATAACCGCTAGTATAAGCATAGTAATTCttagtcggaaattgcaaaccaAAGAGAGGCACCCAGCCGGGTGCGAGcttgtactcgactgagtaccagtcactcgaccgagtagaccaatttccagaaactttcaagtttctggaagtgagtcactcgaccaagtggagtggcactcgaccgagtggaatggcactcgaccaagtggactcAGCAATCGACCGAGTGCTAGTTTTTGGGCTGTGAATTTCGCAAAAATTGTgttattacctttttttttttttttgcattctcTTCATCATTTCTCGTAACAAAAGTACCCAaaataattttctaatttttcCAAGGCTCCATTGTTGATGTTATTGTTTGAACTTAAATTTTCTATCCCATcttattctcttaatttttttttttttttggtgaagggtAAGTATATATTAATCAAAAATAGGTATACAATGTTCTGAATACAAGCTCAACTCACTAGCTAAGGAAAATCAAGAAATTACATAGATACACGAGACAGCCATTGTGTTTCTAATGGACTCAAGGGAGATCTATTCCTTTTCTTCCATCTTTCTAATACCTCATTCCAAACTTGATGCACTAGAACTTTAGGGTGGATAACTGAATGGTGAAGCCTATCATGATTCCTAGCCATCCATATTGCGTGAATGACACCAACATAGAAAGCACCTGCAAGTAACTTCTGCAGTACACTCTTACATCTACCAGCAGAGAACCACCTGATTTTGTCATCTGTAGGGACTGGGAATTGAAGTTTCAGTTGCAGCAGACTCATACACCTTCTGGTAAAGACACAATCATGGAATAAGTGATCATGATATTCAGGGGCAGAATCACACAAACAACAGTTGAAATCACTGCAGATACCCATTTGGACCAGTCTATCACGAGTAAGAAGTTTCTTATGGAGGGTTGCCCAATAGATAAAAGCAGTTTTAGGAATGTTGAGAGAATTCCAACAAATAAACCGCCAAGGGACCTTAGGAGAGGAAGTTCTTAACCAGTTGTAACCAGAAGCAATGGAGTAGCCAGAAACATTGTGAATCCAAGTGTTATCATGGTAGCCAGCCTTAAAAATATCCTTGACCTGCACAATTTTCTTCCAAGTCCAACTGCAGTCTAAAGGAGCAGTATAATCAGTCCAAGCACTCCCTTTCATATAAACATGGTTCACCCATTTAACCCAAAGGTGATCCTTCCTAGTAGCTAACCAACTggtatcactactacaaaaatcaaCAAAGAGGACGGTTCAAAACCGTCCTTATTACTTAAACAAACCGTCCTTATTTCACCCGTCCTCGTAGGCTAAGAGGACGGTTAAGATAAAGTCAAACCGTCTTCTTTATTTTGTAAAAGCAGGACGGTTGTCTAAAGGAACCGTCTTCGTTTTATTTTCAAAGAGGACGGGTACAGGTCAGAACCGTCTTCTTTTGGATAATGACGCTTTATCATACAACCGTCTTCTATATATTTTTGCGCCAATTTTTGAACTCAATTTCACGCTACAATTTCGCGCCAATTTCAAGTTTTTTGCgccaatttttgaaatttttttcgcGCTACAATTTCACGCCAATTTCAGGTTTTTGCGCCAATTTTTAAAAACAATTCCGCCCCCATTTTCTAAATCAATTTCAGGCCAATTTACAAATATAACCTGCACACAATATTTGCACATATCCATACGCTTTCACACAACCATATTTTTGAAAAGGAAATTGTTTCATTCATATTCTATACGACAACAGTCGCTTAATATTATATTCGGTTACATTTCAAAAAATCCAGCAAATCTTACCATTATACTCTAAAATCCAACCAAATAAAACCATATAAGTTTGAACCTCCAAAATACAAGCTACCAACGACTGAATTTTGAACACACGGACTAACACAAGTTTCTCCATCCACAAACCATCACATAAACTATCTGATCAACTTAATTACTTTAGACGTTGCCATCAAATACTTGCGCCTTAAACTCCAATGCTATTTAGCCCAAATTTCCCGCACCTCATCAATTTGCTCAACCGAGTATGTTTTCGGAGCTTTAATCATGAACTACATACAAAGTAAccaaaaaacacaattataattaTTTACATACCAACatatttaatttatataaaatgaagtaaatattgaaacaaaataaacaaatgaaaggACGTACATTTGGAATAATACTAATATATCGGCCTCTGATGATCTCCAACATATATCGGCAGACATAATATCCACATAAGACGGTCCCAAATGGCTGTGTAGGACACTAAATTCGAAATCATGTCAACTACAACGTATATACAATAAGCCCACAACAAAAAAAAAGGTTAtttgatgagaataatccaaATAGTATTACTAGTCTTCTCATCCACCAATAATCAATGGAAAGGGTTATTCCTTAACTTACGTTCAATACAAGGCTGAAGAAATTGACCCTAATTTAGCTAAAAAAAGCTAACATGAATGCCATCACTACAATACTAACGCCTAAACCACAAAATTAAGGCAAAATAACTCAGGCTTGGAGTCTAAAATGGAAGAAAGTAAATAGTGAACATACATTGTTATTGAATTGAATATGTGCTTTGCCACGTGTCCATGACTTGCCACCATTAGTGCTTCTCAACAAAATTCCACTCCATCCAGCAACTCAAGCTTCATCCTACATGTCATCAAAGCCAGTGAACCTGAGTTATTGTCTACCTACTCAAGGATAGTATTCATGCCATTCCAAATATGAAAGCTTGAAATATGAAAGTTGTAATAGGAGTTAGGACTATAGGTCCTTCATTATCTTACCAACCAAACAAGCCAAATGAAATTTCAAGCATTCATATAATTCGGATGCAAATTCAGGGGTTAATGAACATTATAACATTCTGATTATTCATTACTACATGCCTGACTTTAGGAGCTAATATATGGAGTTATTCTCACTAGTTGCTATCATTCTTATATGGATAGAGAGCTTGAAATGATAACCTTAATTGAGAGTTAGAATCATGGACAGGTCAGCTATATATCTTGAGTTATAGCCACTGCAAGAGGACTGCTCGGAAGAATGCTCTACAAAACCATTCTGACCCGAACTTGCTCAACTCTATATCTCTCAATCCAGGCTCTACTAGTCAGTTACTCTGTTAATGAAGTCTTGATAGTCTTTAGAAGAACAACCAAAACCaaaaacaatattattaaaaaagAACAGAAAGCCTATTAGTTTATTTTTTGCCAAGACTCTTAGTCAACCTAAAAATAATGTAAAGTTTCAATCTCTTAGTCTTACAGAATATCCTTCAGTCCCTCACCAAGATTAATTTTCATCTGCCTTCTTAACTTTGCTAGCACTGCAAAATCAGAATTCATCACCATCATATCTCATCGAACAGAAAGACAGAGTAAGCATTCATCACTAATGTGTGGTTTAAAAGGAAGTGCAAAGTATCCAACTCATATCTCAGTGTCAAGCCTTTATACTAGTATCTGTTGCAACTGACTGCAAGTAAACAGCCATTTATGGAAGCATACCTCTAATATGGTGTTGAACCGCTCTACCAAATTAGGGAGCTTCAAAGTGGCTACACTACTTTAATGGCCCCTCTGACTGATTTTTCAAAGAAAGGAGCTTATCAAGCTTAGTGACCAGTACAAGCCTGTCACCTGAGATAGAGAATCGCATTACAAATTCACGTCTTAACGAGATTAATCAAACAGATATCTACAGTCATCACCGTACCATTAGAGCATGATGCAATTAGCCTTAAAATGCACCTATCTAATACTGCTTATGTGTTAAATGCTTCATCATCAACAAATGTGCAGTCCATGCCAACAGCTTCCGTTGAGTCGATTTTCTTCTGAATCTGCAAGAGGACGATTAATGGGAGAACGGGAGTAACTAGTTTTATGCTGCACATATCTCATACAGTAGCAAGCGTATTAATTGAAAGCAACACATAACTTCTAGGGTTATTAAAAAAAAGCAGAAACTTAAAATTAAGGTTTCAACAACATAAGCTACCTTAATGGCAGCGCACATGTTGACGTCGCGAAAGTCTCCAAGATACATAGGAAGAGTAGTAACAGACAAGAATAGTCAAACACCAACCTGTCGTAAATTGAatacaaaaattataaaagatTGTATCTCATAGCAAAGACAAATTTAATTAAAATGTGCAGGGCACGCAATTAGAAAGTGATGAATTGACGGTAGTATAGACACACAACTAAATGTTGCTTCCTTAATGGAACAATACATGGCAAACAAACATTAGAGTTGATCAACTCCTATGAAGCAGTAAAGTCATTGGCGTATacagtaattaaaaaaaatacaatcagaactcacacaacttctcaccCTAACTAGTTAGATCATTTCAGGATCAGTTTCActttatttctattttaatgTAACAACAGAATGTTGGAGAAGAGAACAATGGTGAGCATAAATAAACTAGAAGAAAGCACGAGATAAATACACCTATTTAAAGCCGGCTTATTAATTGGATAGTCAACAACTCAAGCCTAACAAGAGTGTATGTATATCAGCATGTACCCTCTCAATAGCATTTTGATAATCAAAGGGAATTAGAGCATAGTCAAAGAAGCAAACTAAGCAAGGTACTATAAACAATGAAATAAACCAATAAGACCAACAAGATTTAGGTTTTTGTGATGATAATCTCAGTATTCAACACAACAACAAAATGACTAGTTCGTTGAGTCAGCAGGATCTCAAAGCGTGAAAATGCAGATTAAAGTTCTTCTATATGCATTCAGAGATGACAACCAGAGACCAAAAATACTAATTGCCAAACATCTAATAAATTCTCAAATAAAAAAGATAGTAAATTAAAAGGCAAAATGAGTCCACTCTTCCACACAGCTGAAAAGCAAATTTAAAAAAAGCAAACGAAAAGGAGGTACCATGACATACTAGTATCCTTGTTATCCATGACTTGGTTTCAGTTTATCATCTTTCTACAGGGTCACAAACCTTGAATTTATCACTCTTGGTGTTATATAAGGTTCACCCTAAATAAAAACCCAATAtatataaaaattagggtttcattttCCTAATAATTGAACAATTTTATCACACAATCAAATAATTAAGCACCGGTAACATTGATTAAGATACTAATAAATCATATCAAtaacaaaatcaacaaagaaaGTGAAAAAAGGGgataaaaaagaaagaaacccGTTGAAATACGCGAGGAGCGATGCCGGGGAAGCGATTGGGGGATTAGCAAGATGAACGTCGGTTGTCGGCGGTCACTGGTGGACAGAATGGCGACATGGTGGCTGGTGGAGTTGGCGAGTTCGCTGGTGGTCGCGGCCTCGCTGGTGAGGAGTGCTAGAAATATTGAAGTAGTGTAGGAGACGTGGACAATTTGATAACAAGGGTGTGTGACGGGTGATTTTAAACCTAAATTGGGAGAATT
The Silene latifolia isolate original U9 population chromosome 11, ASM4854445v1, whole genome shotgun sequence genome window above contains:
- the LOC141613456 gene encoding uncharacterized protein LOC141613456, coding for MKGSAWTDYTAPLDCSWTWKKIVQVKDIFKAGYHDNTWIHNVSGYSIASGYNWLRTSSPKVPWRFICWNSLNIPKTAFIYWATLHKKLLTRDRLVQMGICSDFNCCLCDSAPEYHDHLFHDCVFTRRCMSLLQLKLQFPVPTDDKIRWFSAGRCKSVLQKLLAGAFYVGVIHAIWMARNHDRLHHSVIHPKVLVHQVWNEVLERWKKRNRSPLSPLETQWLSRVSM